Genomic window (Actinomycetota bacterium):
GAGACCCAGGCGAACGGGGCCGGCAGCACCCCCTGGTTGGCCATGCCGTACAGCAGCCGCGAGGCCATCAGCATGTTGATCAGCATGGTGTTGGAGACTGCGATCATGGCGATGACCGAGAACAGGGTGCCGGCGTCGTAGTCGGGCAGGCCGATCCGCACCACCTCGAGCAGCGGCCCGGTGGACTCGGTGAGCACGTCCAGGGGCACGGTCATGGCCGCGGTGAAGCCGACCAGCAGGTAGATGATGCTGGCGGCGACGATGCCGGTGAGCAGGGCCGGCGGGAAGGTGTTGATGGGGTCGCGGACCTCCTCGGCCATGTTCACCGAGTCCTCGAAGCCGATGAAGGCGTAGAAGGCGGTGGCCGCGCCGGCGGTGATGCCGGTCAGGGCCCCGAACCCGGAGTCCTTGAACTCGAACGCCTGTCCGGGGTCGCCGTCGCCGCTGAACAGCACCTTGACGCCGACCAGGATGATGAACAGCAGGCCGGACAGCTCGATCAGGGTGATGGCGATGTTGACCTTGATCGACTCTCCCACCCCGCGGTAGTTCACGGCCGCCACCAGCAGGATGACCAGGACGGCGATCAGCTTCAGGGGCGGGTTCTCTTCCCCGAACACGCCCGTCCAGTAGCGGCCCCCGACCCGGGTGGCCGCGAACGAGGCCGAGGTGACCCCCGAGGCCATCACGGCGATGGTCACCATGAAGCTAAGGATCGAGATGTGGAACGCCCGGTGGACGTACAGGGCGGCGCCGGCGGCCCTCGGGTACTTGGTCACCAGCTCCAGGTAGGCGAAGGCGGTGACCAGGGCGAGCAGGAACGAGACCAGGAACGAGGCCCAGATGGCCCCGCCGACGTCGCCCGCGACCTGCCCGGTGAGGGCGTAGATGCCGGCCCCGAGGATGTCGCCGAGGATGAAGAAGGTCAGCATCGGCCGGGTGATCACCCGGTTGAGGCGGGTCTCCTCCGGGTCCTCGATGCTGGTGACGTGGCCGGGTGCTCCGGGAGGCGGACGGTCGTCCGGCTCGGGGTCGATCCTGTCGGTCAAGCTGACCACCTCCTGGGGAGGCTACCCACCGGATAGAGGTATGCAGCTGAACCATAACAAGAACACGGGACGCGACCTAGACTAGCGATTCGCCCGTGCTGTCGTTACCGCCCGGTTAGGTCGACACGACATCGTTTGTCCAGGCTCCAGGCGGACCCTCGCGATCGGGATACCTACCCCCGCCGGAGCCGCGCCGATGACGACGACCGCGTTCCCTGGCAGGCAGACCCGGAGCCGGGTCGCCGCCGCGCCGAGGGCATCTGTCCTCCGCCTCGGCGTCGGGTCGTCGAGGTCGCTACCCGGACCGGCCGCCCCGGTACCCGCCAGGGCGTGTGGAGCGACCTCCCAGTCCAACCCCGGCCCCCGCCCCCCCATCCCCCAGGGGCCGGGGTTGGACCGGCGCACCTAGCGCGGCCGGGCCGCCACCAGCGCGGCCAGGCAGGCCACGATCATGCCCGCGCCGGCGAGCTGGCCGGGGGGGCCAAGGCCGAGGGCGCTGCCGTAGATCACCAGGAACAGGCCGGCCAGCAGGCCGAGGCTGGCCAGGCTGCCGACGCCGGAGCGGCGGCGGGCCCGGGCGAAGTCGGTGCGGCCGCGGCGGCCGAGGAAGCCGTCGAGGACGGCGGCCGGGTGGTCCTCCTCGGCCAGGTAGAGCCAGGTCTCGCCCGGGCCCTCGTCGACCAGCAGGAGCCAGCCGGGCTCCGGCGGCGGGTCGGTGGCGGCCTGGACCCTGGCCGCGCGCTCGCCGAGGGCCGGGACGCGCATGGCCCGGTCCCTGGCCGGGGTGGCGGCCACCACCACCCGCACCGGCAGCAGCCCGTCGCGGTCGACGGTGGCCGTTGCGGCCATCCGGTCGAACACCGGCGCGTGCTCGGCCATGCGCCGCCACACGGCCACGCCCTCGCGGCGGACCAGCCCCTCCTGGGTGGTCGGCGGGCCGAGCACGACCGCCTCGATCCCGAACGGCCGGAACGCCCGCGGCGACAGGGCCCGGCCCTCGACCCGGTCCTGGCGCGGCAGCCGGTCACTCATTGCTTGAGCCCCCCGGACCCCCTGTTCCTGTCCCAGATGATCCGCAGACCGTGGAGGGTGAGCCAGGGCTCGTGGCGCTGGACGGTCTCGCACGCCTCCAGCACGGCCCCGGCCAGGCCGCCGGTGGCGACCACGGTGGCCTCGCCGCCCAGCTCGGCCACCATGCGCCGGACGATGCCGTCGACCTGGCCGGCGAAGCCCCAGATGGCCCCCGCCTGGAGGCTCTCCACGGTGTTCTTGCCGATCACCGACCGGGGCTCCACCAGCTCGACCCGGCGCAGCTGGGCGGTCCGCTCGACCAGGGCGTTCATGGAGATCTGGATGCCGGGGGCGATGGCCGCGCCCAGGTGCTCGCCCCGCTCCGAGACGGCGTCGAAGGTGGTGGCGGTGCCGAAGTCGACCACCACCACCGGCCCGCCGTAGGCGGCGTAGGCGGCGATGGCGTTCACCACCCGGTCGGCCCCGACCTCGCGCGGGTTGTCGGTCAGGATCGGCAGCCCGGTGCGGACGCCGGGCTCGATCACCAGCGGCTCGACCTGGCAGTAGCGCCGGACCATCTCGCGCAGGGCCTGGGTGAGCCGCGGCACCACCGAGGAGACCACCACCCCGGAGGCGTCGCCCAGCCCCAGCCCCTCCTGGGCCAGGAAGCCGTCCAGCAGCAGGGCGTGCTCGTCGGCGGTGCGCTCGGCCACGGTCGACGCCCGCCAGTGCTGGGCCAGCTCCTCGCCCTGGAACACGCCGATGGTGATCTCGGTGTTGCCGACGTCGACAGCGAGCAGCACCGGTCATCCCTCCCAGTCGAGGGCGATGTCCAGGGCCGTGGCCGAGTGGGTGAGGGCGCCGACGGCCAGGAAGTCGACCCCGGTCTCGGCGACCGCCCGGGCCCGTTCCAGGGAGATGCCGCCCGACGCCTCGGTGCGGGC
Coding sequences:
- a CDS encoding APC family permease, translated to MTDRIDPEPDDRPPPGAPGHVTSIEDPEETRLNRVITRPMLTFFILGDILGAGIYALTGQVAGDVGGAIWASFLVSFLLALVTAFAYLELVTKYPRAAGAALYVHRAFHISILSFMVTIAVMASGVTSASFAATRVGGRYWTGVFGEENPPLKLIAVLVILLVAAVNYRGVGESIKVNIAITLIELSGLLFIILVGVKVLFSGDGDPGQAFEFKDSGFGALTGITAGAATAFYAFIGFEDSVNMAEEVRDPINTFPPALLTGIVAASIIYLLVGFTAAMTVPLDVLTESTGPLLEVVRIGLPDYDAGTLFSVIAMIAVSNTMLINMLMASRLLYGMANQGVLPAPFAWVSPRKTPWFGILFTTALSILLILTVNDLSGLSDTTVLLLTSVFFLVNVCVLVLRRDPVGHRHFVAPSIMPVIGGAVALVFLLPINRTGEVYRTAIFLLIGGLVLWGVNYLVTRSTGTVVAEEDLTTSPEDDRSGDDRP
- a CDS encoding type III pantothenate kinase, whose amino-acid sequence is MLLAVDVGNTEITIGVFQGEELAQHWRASTVAERTADEHALLLDGFLAQEGLGLGDASGVVVSSVVPRLTQALREMVRRYCQVEPLVIEPGVRTGLPILTDNPREVGADRVVNAIAAYAAYGGPVVVVDFGTATTFDAVSERGEHLGAAIAPGIQISMNALVERTAQLRRVELVEPRSVIGKNTVESLQAGAIWGFAGQVDGIVRRMVAELGGEATVVATGGLAGAVLEACETVQRHEPWLTLHGLRIIWDRNRGSGGLKQ